ACTTCTCCAAGAACCAGCTCATCGAGAAGCTGCGCCGCCTCAAGAAGAAGTACGGCTATGGGTACCGCTGCATGCCGAGCTGCCACTCCAGCCCCTGCTGCCTGCCCAGCTGCCACTACTACAGCAATGGCTACCACGGCTACGGCGTGCGCGCACCGCCGGCACCGCCACTGGGATACGGCTGCTATGAGGAGCAGTCACGCGGAGGCGGAGGAGAATGCGGCATCCAGTAAGCCGTGGATTCGTCATCGTCGTCCTGCAGGAGTGTATGGCCGTGTCGTTGGAGTTCTCTTTTCGTACAGTGATGATTCCTTTTCCTCTGTGACACGACGGCTTACTTCCGGTTTGATGCTTCAGTCTGCCTATATACTACTAGTGTATAAGTATAATAAAAGCTCATGTCGGCCAGCATTTCTATTTGTAGATACGGATACGGCGGATAGGACTCGGCCAGACTGCGTGCGTGGCGTGGCGCTAGCGGGCAGGAGGAGTGGCTGCAttgcttttgttttcttttctcgaGCGGAGAGGCTGCCTTTTGGGGTCCGTTGCCCCGCTGACGCATGGGTCCGGGTGGAAAGACACTGGACCCAGCTGGGAGCGTGTCGCGTCCGACCCAGGATTAGCCAGAACCAGGTGACTGCTGAGGTACCTACGAAAAGGAATGAGGCAatcctcaaaagaaaaagaaaaacggaaggGAAGCGTGACATCGTTGGGAAGGAATAATGGAGTGCATCGGCCCGTGGGTCCGCGGTGAAATGGTCCCTCCCATGTGTTGTGAGTGGAACTCAGCCCAATAGCCCACATCAACGCGTAGAGAGCAGCAGGGCCCAGGTTCGAGCCAGTCCAGCCAGAGAGGACCGACGGGCTGAACACAAACGGAACAGAAGAAAAACTAGGTCGCTCCTCTGCTCCGCCGCGCCTCCCACCGCCTCCTCTACTCCGCCGCGTCGGGCGCGAGGCGCCGTATCCTCTACGGCCGGTAGGGGCGTCGAGCACGTCGACGCGTTCCCCGCCGTCTCGCCACTTGGCTTCAATCAACGGTAGTTTCCCCAAGAACCCCCAATCCCCATCGCGTCTTGATGGCTCACTCATTTTCCTTATCGATTTCATGCTATGGAGATCAAAGATGAGGAGATTAATATACTGTGCTGCCCTTGTACTGATGAGGAGTACTTTGCTGGTCATTAGGCATTGTATTTCAGATTATTATAGTAACAATTGTGCAGTCCAACCATGTTTACTTTTGGGAATAGCACAAGTGCTTACTTCTTGACCCTTGTTTTTATTCCCAATTTTATTTAGCCCTTGGTTTGAGAGGCAAATTGAACCCTGCCACAGACTTGGAATCTGCGATTCTTTTTTGTTTCCAAAATCCACTCCAATGTACGAGTGTACTGCTGAAAGCTATGCTACAGTTAATTGCCCTTGTGGTCTTACTTCTTTTGTTATTTGCATATAGTCTCATTCAGTGGCGGAGCtacagggtggccagggtgggccgcggcccaccctgggattttgacCCGGCCTATACCTATATAGATGGGCTAGAGAAGGAAAAAAACGGCCCAACAACACTTTGACCCAAAACAACCAACGCTCTCGCTCTCAGCCAAACCCCAGGCACCACGCACATACAAGCATACAGCGCGCTGGCCCTCTACCCGACACCCAGCCGCCGGCCGCCCCCGTCCCGGCCTCTGCCTGCCTCGCGGCCTCGCGGGACGCCGGTCGCCGGCCGCCCAGGAGTCTCCTCTGCTCCTGGCCTCCTGCCTCCCCATTGCGCCCTCGCCCTGCCCGGCG
The nucleotide sequence above comes from Triticum aestivum cultivar Chinese Spring unplaced genomic scaffold, IWGSC CS RefSeq v2.1 scaffold185676, whole genome shotgun sequence. Encoded proteins:
- the LOC123176556 gene encoding uncharacterized protein; its protein translation is RLWTDEEELLILRGFLEFTSRRGTAFASHQYDTGPFYEEIRRKLSFNFSKNQLIEKLRRLKKKYGYGYRCMPSCHSSPCCLPSCHYYSNGYHGYGVRAPPAPPLGYGCYEEQSRGGGGECGIQWAREGKKRPNNTLTQNNQRSRSQPNPRHHAHTSIQRAGPLPDTQPPAAPVPASACLAASRDAGRRPPRSLLCSWPPASPLRPRPARRSAPALPPPPAATLPCPGRVAPLQAGGAAQSALRHSAQPDLRVGKEYQTTHLFLPFSAMSLVKSKFRNKMGDSLLDDCLVTYIERDAFSEVNEDDIIDTFMAMQKREPET